The Halobacterium sp. CBA1132 genome has a segment encoding these proteins:
- a CDS encoding precorrin-3B C(17)-methyltransferase: MSADTSTDSDAATATDTSDYGTLYVVGIGPGLPGGMTQRAKDVVRTADCVVASNLYQEFLRRDGTLPPEDSGERPDQEIVRSTMGRQVELAREAFERVRDGEDVAHVSGGDPNVYGKSDLVYLMAEEDEAYDVPIEIVPGVTAALGGAANLGAPLSNDFCTISLSEKWRGWEEIEEKLRAAAISGFVVVLYNCWRDYERAVGVLREERADDVPVAIINDAGRGDAGRNADGETHTVTTLGEVTDHDEKVGGMGTSILVGNHETEVWTNDHREHLVTPRGGRDVEDF; encoded by the coding sequence ATGAGCGCTGATACATCTACTGACAGCGACGCCGCCACCGCCACGGACACCAGCGACTACGGCACGCTGTACGTCGTCGGCATCGGCCCGGGCCTCCCGGGCGGGATGACCCAGCGCGCGAAAGACGTGGTGCGGACGGCGGACTGCGTGGTCGCGTCGAACCTCTATCAGGAGTTCCTGCGGCGCGACGGCACGCTGCCGCCGGAGGACTCCGGCGAGCGTCCCGACCAGGAAATCGTGCGGTCGACGATGGGCCGGCAGGTCGAACTCGCGCGCGAGGCGTTCGAGCGCGTCCGCGACGGCGAGGACGTCGCGCACGTCTCCGGCGGCGACCCGAACGTCTACGGGAAGTCCGACTTGGTCTACCTGATGGCCGAGGAGGACGAAGCCTACGACGTCCCCATCGAAATCGTGCCGGGCGTGACGGCGGCGCTGGGCGGCGCGGCGAACCTCGGCGCGCCGCTGTCGAACGACTTCTGCACCATCTCCCTCTCGGAGAAGTGGCGCGGCTGGGAGGAAATCGAGGAGAAGCTCCGGGCGGCCGCCATCAGCGGGTTCGTCGTCGTCCTCTACAACTGCTGGCGGGACTACGAGCGCGCCGTGGGCGTGCTCCGCGAGGAGCGCGCGGACGACGTGCCCGTCGCCATCATCAACGACGCGGGACGCGGCGACGCCGGCCGGAACGCGGACGGCGAGACACACACCGTGACGACGCTCGGGGAGGTCACTGACCACGACGAGAAGGTCGGCGGCATGGGCACCTCGATTCTCGTCGGGAACCACGAGACGGAGGTATGGACCAACGACCACCGCGAACACCTCGTCACCCCGCGCGGCGGGCGTGACGTGGAGGACTTCTGA
- the cbiG gene encoding cobalt-precorrin 5A hydrolase, whose product MSTDSNDDTGAHCSTPDSDGEVAEDIAIVAFERKMSTAEDIVAGIGDRYDSIEILEYHGDVFEEYWGEYDCFVGLMASGIAMRKTAGLLDDKWDDPAVVVVDEELTWAIPLTGGHHGANQVADDLASMGAVPAMTTASEAAGKQGVEERAKALDAHVVNGDSTVATNLAVLDENLGPVARLDGPAAVLADDDVTVLQRNGDDGVVLGTGSVSGAAKDQFLDAWEASLEPTDYDLDDVEFVATGTRKEEENGLLAAAEELDLGVVSFEKETLEDHEGPTPSRSKELIGWPGIAEASAIAGGREHDLLVEKERYDEAVTVAVGR is encoded by the coding sequence ATGAGCACTGACAGCAACGACGACACTGGAGCGCACTGTTCGACGCCCGACTCCGACGGCGAAGTAGCGGAGGACATCGCCATCGTGGCGTTCGAGCGCAAGATGAGCACCGCCGAGGACATCGTGGCGGGCATCGGCGACCGCTACGACTCCATCGAGATTCTGGAGTACCACGGCGACGTCTTCGAGGAGTACTGGGGCGAGTACGACTGCTTCGTCGGCCTGATGGCTTCCGGCATCGCGATGCGAAAGACCGCGGGGCTGCTCGACGACAAGTGGGACGACCCCGCGGTCGTCGTGGTCGACGAGGAACTGACGTGGGCGATTCCGCTCACGGGCGGCCACCACGGCGCGAATCAGGTCGCCGACGACCTCGCGTCGATGGGCGCCGTCCCGGCGATGACCACGGCCAGCGAGGCCGCGGGCAAGCAGGGCGTCGAGGAGCGCGCGAAGGCCCTCGACGCGCACGTCGTGAACGGCGACTCCACGGTCGCGACGAACCTCGCCGTTCTCGACGAGAACCTCGGCCCGGTCGCGCGCCTCGACGGTCCCGCGGCCGTCCTCGCTGACGACGACGTGACCGTGTTGCAGCGCAACGGCGACGACGGCGTCGTCCTCGGCACGGGCAGCGTCTCCGGCGCGGCCAAAGACCAGTTCCTCGACGCGTGGGAGGCGAGCCTCGAACCCACGGACTACGACCTCGACGACGTGGAGTTCGTCGCGACGGGCACCCGGAAGGAAGAGGAAAACGGGCTGCTCGCCGCCGCCGAGGAACTCGATTTGGGCGTCGTCTCCTTCGAGAAGGAGACCCTCGAAGACCACGAGGGCCCGACGCCCTCCCGGTCGAAGGAACTCATCGGCTGGCCCGGCATCGCGGAGGCGTCGGCCATCGCGGGCGGCCGCGAGCACGACCTGCTCGTCGAGAAGGAGCGCTACGACGAAGCGGTCACGGTGGCGGTGGGACGATGA